The proteins below are encoded in one region of Heliomicrobium gestii:
- the peaA gene encoding quinohemoprotein amine dehydrogenase subunit alpha produces the protein MKRSSKALILGMAISGILFLSYSPDKPASAETTVSGAELIQQKCAACHQRDKDGKLDRIDAIRKTPEGWDSTIKRMKRLWGLAISDEEARRVVKELSDTRGLAPEETAMVEDWILGESNRKETAPNDNVRDTCTRCHTLGRIVAERRTPEEWKKLKGFHLGILPSLVLSQRDIDWVNTSDQALNDLAKAYPYDTTEWKKWSSREKTGTLSGTWRVVGHQTGKGDYEGTVEFLPQGNDEFKEVKKVRFADGAESAWEGTARIYTGYAVRGSLAGGKEKATQELNLAADGKSLTGQWRSLSQVQVGGKETMFKEDGQRRIAAVYPKALPAGAQGAVLTLFGTNLKDLTAGDIARVAGGLTVTEVTATDEGRAQLKVNVGNAVGLSPLSVKQNRSDVTLGIYPQADYLKVTPDFGLSRIGGTTAAKQAQQFEATAFSNGADGQAGTDDDIEIGLAPATWELQEYASTPDDDDVKFVGTIDSSGLFTPANDGPNPQRTLSTNNAGSVTVVAHYQRPDGKTLDGKSHLLVTVPVYRGIQ, from the coding sequence TTGAAGCGTTCGAGCAAAGCCCTGATCCTGGGCATGGCGATCAGCGGGATCTTGTTTCTCTCCTATTCACCGGACAAACCGGCTAGCGCGGAAACGACCGTCTCCGGCGCTGAGTTGATCCAACAGAAGTGCGCCGCCTGCCACCAGCGGGACAAGGACGGCAAACTGGATCGAATCGACGCCATCCGCAAAACCCCCGAGGGCTGGGACAGCACGATCAAGCGCATGAAGCGCCTGTGGGGGCTGGCGATCAGCGATGAGGAAGCGCGGCGCGTCGTGAAAGAGCTAAGCGATACAAGAGGGCTGGCGCCGGAAGAGACGGCCATGGTCGAAGACTGGATCCTCGGGGAAAGCAACCGGAAAGAAACGGCGCCCAATGACAATGTGCGCGACACCTGCACCCGGTGCCATACGCTCGGTCGCATCGTCGCCGAGCGGCGCACCCCGGAAGAGTGGAAGAAACTGAAGGGATTCCACCTGGGCATCCTGCCCTCTCTGGTCCTCTCCCAGCGCGATATCGACTGGGTGAACACGTCTGACCAGGCGCTCAACGATCTGGCGAAAGCCTACCCCTATGACACGACCGAGTGGAAGAAGTGGTCTTCCCGGGAAAAGACTGGAACCCTGTCGGGAACATGGCGGGTCGTCGGTCACCAGACCGGCAAGGGCGATTATGAAGGGACGGTCGAATTCCTGCCTCAAGGCAATGATGAGTTCAAAGAAGTGAAAAAGGTCCGCTTCGCCGACGGCGCCGAGAGCGCCTGGGAAGGGACGGCGCGCATCTACACGGGTTACGCCGTTCGCGGCAGCTTGGCCGGCGGCAAGGAGAAAGCGACCCAGGAGCTGAACCTGGCCGCCGACGGCAAAAGCCTGACCGGTCAGTGGCGTTCGCTCTCCCAGGTTCAGGTGGGCGGCAAAGAGACGATGTTCAAAGAGGACGGCCAGCGCCGCATCGCCGCCGTCTACCCGAAAGCGCTGCCGGCGGGCGCGCAAGGCGCGGTGCTCACCCTCTTTGGAACCAACCTCAAGGATCTGACAGCCGGCGATATCGCCCGTGTTGCCGGCGGGCTCACCGTCACAGAGGTGACGGCGACGGACGAAGGCCGGGCGCAACTGAAGGTCAATGTCGGCAACGCCGTCGGCCTGTCGCCGTTGAGCGTTAAGCAAAACCGCAGCGATGTCACGCTGGGCATCTACCCTCAAGCTGATTACCTCAAGGTGACGCCTGACTTCGGCCTTTCGCGCATCGGCGGAACGACGGCGGCCAAACAGGCCCAGCAATTTGAAGCGACGGCCTTCAGCAACGGCGCCGACGGACAGGCGGGCACAGATGATGATATCGAGATCGGCCTCGCGCCGGCGACATGGGAACTCCAGGAGTATGCCAGCACCCCCGACGACGATGATGTGAAGTTCGTGGGGACGATCGACTCCTCGGGCCTGTTCACACCAGCCAACGATGGCCCGAACCCGCAGCGGACCCTGTCGACGAACAACGCCGGCAGCGTTACGGTGGTGGCCCACTACCAGAGGCCGGACGGCAAAACCCTGGACGGCAAGAGCCACCTGCTCGTGACCGTGCCGGTCTACCGAGGAATTCAATAG
- the qhpC gene encoding quinohemoprotein amine dehydrogenase subunit gamma — MKHVRVLNQKRLRVEKLGTGEEPVVEGFQSPAGCATVFDPGWEADSTGLGVAGLCQPVERDLYGCYADCWWPAQVPDGMTNFRDWHRACPAAQRDWQKITVAE; from the coding sequence ATGAAGCATGTGCGTGTGCTCAACCAAAAACGCCTGCGAGTGGAGAAGTTGGGAACCGGCGAAGAACCGGTCGTCGAAGGTTTTCAATCACCGGCGGGATGCGCCACCGTCTTCGATCCCGGCTGGGAAGCCGATTCGACTGGCCTCGGCGTCGCCGGCCTCTGTCAACCGGTCGAGCGGGATCTGTACGGCTGTTACGCCGACTGCTGGTGGCCGGCGCAGGTTCCCGACGGCATGACCAACTTCCGTGACTGGCATCGGGCCTGTCCCGCCGCCCAACGGGATTGGCAGAAAATCACCGTCGCAGAGTAA
- a CDS encoding response regulator transcription factor: MDRILVVEDDPHIQRLLSIALRQEGIDFTLAGSGAEALAIAERQLFSLVLLDIMLPDISGTEVCQQLRLSSPIPIVFMSCKNQDSDKILGLSIGADDYIEKPFNLHVLMARIRAHLRRNRLFQQRLKQAEHPQIRFDNIIIDLQGHRVIRNSLEIYLTAKEFEMLAFFCRHPQQVFTVGQLFETIWGEEFCETRTVIVHISNLRKKIEENPLSPKYILTVRGVGYKFAANTALS, encoded by the coding sequence ATGGATAGAATCCTTGTTGTCGAAGACGATCCGCATATTCAACGGCTGCTATCCATTGCGCTCCGGCAGGAAGGCATCGACTTTACCCTGGCCGGCTCCGGCGCGGAGGCGTTGGCGATCGCGGAACGACAGCTTTTTTCGTTGGTCCTTCTGGACATCATGCTGCCCGACATCAGCGGAACCGAGGTGTGCCAACAACTGCGCCTCTCCTCTCCGATTCCCATCGTGTTCATGAGCTGCAAGAATCAAGACAGCGACAAGATCCTGGGATTGAGCATCGGCGCCGATGATTATATTGAAAAGCCCTTCAACCTCCACGTCCTGATGGCGCGCATCCGCGCTCACCTGCGGCGCAATCGCCTGTTCCAGCAACGGCTGAAACAAGCGGAACACCCGCAGATCCGCTTCGACAATATCATCATCGACTTGCAAGGCCACCGCGTCATCCGCAACAGCCTGGAGATCTACCTCACGGCCAAGGAGTTTGAGATGCTGGCCTTCTTCTGCCGCCATCCTCAACAGGTGTTCACGGTGGGCCAGCTCTTCGAGACCATTTGGGGCGAAGAGTTTTGTGAGACCCGCACCGTCATCGTCCATATCTCCAACCTGCGCAAGAAGATCGAAGAGAACCCGCTCAGCCCCAAGTACATCCTGACGGTCCGAGGGGTGGGATACAAGTTTGCCGCCAATACGGCCCTTTCGTAA